CGCCTGTGCTAGGCTGGCGGAGTGATGCGACTCCGCGGCCTGCTCTTGCTGATTTTCCTCCTGCTCCCGGTCGCTGCCCTCGCTGCCCAGCCCTCCTCCGCCCCCGACGTCTTCCTCATTACCATAGACACGCTGCGCGCCGATCACGTGGGATGTTATGGCGACTCCAGCATCCGCACGCCCGCTCTCGACCGCCTGTGCCACGACGGCGTGCGCTTTTCCCGCGCCTTCACTCCCAGCCCCATCACCAACACCTCGCACGCCAGCATCCTCACCGGCCTGAATCCCAGCCGGCACGGCGTCACCGACTTTGGCGTGCCGCTGGCGGCTTCGCACAGAT
This genomic interval from Terriglobales bacterium contains the following:
- a CDS encoding sulfatase-like hydrolase/transferase yields the protein MRLRGLLLLIFLLLPVAALAAQPSSAPDVFLITIDTLRADHVGCYGDSSIRTPALDRLCHDGVRFSRAFTPSPITNTSHASILTGLNPSRHGVTDFGVPLAASHR